TTCGGCGAACATCGTGCCGATATGCGCAGCGTCGAGACTAAGACTCTTGCCCTGCAACGAAAGTCCGACTTCGAAGGATCCGATGGCAAGCGCCGTAACGAACGCGATGGCTAGCAGGCGCAGGGCGGCACTGCGTTCAACCTGGCTTGCTTCGGCTGGTCCATTCTCGACATCGCGCTTCACTTGGCCGGGAACTACAAAAGTGACAAGGAGTGTGGCGGCAGCGGCCAGGCCTGTCGCCGCCAGGAAGGGCGTGGAAAACGCCTCATCCGGCGCGACGCCGAACATCCCGTCGGAGAGGCGAACCGCGAGCCCGCCGAGCAGCGGGCCGATGAAGAAGCCGGCGGTTCCTGCAATGTTGATCAAGGCGAAGCGGTGGGCTCGCCATTCCTTGGAAGGAGCGTGGTCACCGATAAGCGCGTACGCTGCCGGTGTGACGGCGGCCGCGAACAGGCCGGACAGAAGCCGGCCGACGTAGAGCATCGTCAGGCTCTGGACTGTCGCTAACAGCGCCATGGTCGCCGCGAAGCCGGCAAGACCCAGCAATATGACGGGCTTGCGTCCCCAGCGATCGGAAAGCGCGCCCCAGAGAGGGGCGAAAACAAAGATGGCGAGGATGTAGGTTCCGGTCAGCAGCCCGGTGTGCGATGCAAGCCTCGCCGGTTCGAGCGGTCCGACGAGGCGTTCTATGAGGAAGGGCAGGATCGGCAGGACGACCCCATAGCCCACCGAAATGGCGAACATCGCAGCAAGTATGGCCGCGAGCGGACCCCAGCCCAGTGTTGGCGGCTCGAGAGCCATCATCATGCCGAAGCGGCGACAGGCTGGATCGCCGGATCGGTCGTACGATGCCGCGTGATTCCCGCCAGCCGCGTCCGCTTCAGCATAAGCGCATTGACCGCAACGATCGCCGAGCTCCCGGACATAGCCAGGGCGGCGATCTCCGGGCTGAGCAGGACGGGATAGAGAACGCCAGCGGCGAGCGGAAACGCTATGACGTTGTACGCGACCGCCCACCAGAGGTTCTGATGCATCTTGCGAAGCGTGGCGCGTGAAAGTTCGACGGCGCCGACAACGTCATATGGATCGCTCTTCATCAGGACGACATCGGCGCTCTCGATGGCGACATCCGTTCCTGCGCCGATGGCAAATCCGACATCGGCCTGGGTCAAAGCCGGTGCATCATTGACGCCATCACCGACCATTCCGACTCTTTTGCCCTGGGCCTGGAGTTCCTTGATCTTGGCGGCCTTCTGGCCGGGGAGCACGTCGGCGAGAACCATATCCAGACCGAGGTCGCCGGCTATGCGCTGGGCGGTGCCGGCGTTATCCCCGGTCAGCATCGCGACCTGGACCCCGCGCTCGCGCAGCTTTGCGACGGTGGCGGCCGCCGTTGGACGTGGCGCGTCAGCAATTGCAATGAGCCCGATGACCTTTCCGGCGCGTGCGACATGGACGACGGTGCGGCCGGCGCCCTGCAGCCGCTGAGCTTCGGCGGTGAGCAATCCAAGCTCAAGCGTCTGGGAATCCATCAGCCGGCGGTTGCCGAGAAACACCGGATCTCCATCGATCTGAGCGTGGGCGCCCATCCCCTCAAGGTTCTCGAAACCGGTCTGGACGGGGACGGCTAGGTCGCGCGCCCGCCGTAGGATTGCTTGGGCGAGAGGATGATCGGAGCCTTGCTCGACGGCGGCGGCAGTCGACAGCACATGGTCGACGGCTATGTCTCTTGCGGTGACGACGTCGACGACTTCCGGCTGGCCCATGGTCAAGGTGCCGGTCTTGTCGAAGATGATGACATCGAGCTTGGTCGCTTCTTCCAACGCGGCGGCGTTCTTGAAAAGGATGCCGTTCATCGCGCCGAGGCCGGTGCCGACCATCACCGCCATCGGGGTCGCAAGCCCAAGTGCGTCGGGGCAAGCTATGACAAACACTGTGATGGTCATCGTCAAGGCGAACAGCAACGTTTGCCCGAGCCAGAAGAACCAGACCGCGAAGGTCGCCAGCCCGATGACGATGGCGATCAGGACGAGCCACTGCGATGCACGATCGGCAAGCAACTGCGCCGGCGCTTTCGAGTTTTGCGCTTCCTGGACGAGCTTCACGATCTGGGCGAGGGCGGTATCGGCGCCGACCTTGGTTGCGGTGTAGCGGAACGTGCCGCTCTTGTTGATCGTCGCGCCGATGACGGGGTCGCCCGGCTTTTTGCCGACCGGCATCGATTCACCCGTGAGCATCGATTCATCGACTTGCGACGCGCCTTCCAGGACAGTTCCATCGACCGGGATTTTGTTTCCAGGACGGATGACGATCGTATCTCCGACCAGCACGTCGGCTGTGGGAACTTCAATCTCGCGCCCGTCGCGAAGCACCATCGCCTTTGGGGGAGCCAGATCAAGCAGGGCGCGGATGGCCTCGGAGGCGCCCGCGCGTGCCCGCATCTCAAGCCAGTGGCCGAGCAGGATGAAGACGAGCAGGACGGCAGATGCTTCGTAGAATTGCTGCCCTTCGAAAAAAAGGTCGCGCCGACGCTGAAGAGGTATCCCGTGCCGACGCTGAGCAGCACGAGAACGGCCATGTTGAGGACGCCGTTGCGCAAAGCCCGAATGGCGGCGACGAGAAAAGGCCAGACCGGGTAGAGGATCGCTGCGCTGGCGAGGATGAACAGCCACACCTCCAGCCTCAGGCCGAAGGGCGCCGGCGGCGGCACGAACATCTCGCCCATCGGGGAATAGATGAAGATCGGCACGGAGAAGACGAGGCTGATCCAGAAGCGGTTGCGCATGTCGCGCACCATGGCTTGCATATCCATCCCGGCGGCGTGGCCCATCTCGTGGGCCATATCGTGCGATATGAGCATCCCCGAGGTCTTCGCCGGCGTCATTGCACGGCCGGAAATGGTCGGAGCTCCGTGGTCGGCGTGTCCCGCTTTGGAAGTAGGTTCGGAGGATGGGCTCGGCTCGACGGTCGGCGGGTGGCCGTGCTGATGATGGGCATGTGCATGTGAGAGATGGTTCGGGACCACCTCGCCGGCGCAGTGGAAGCCGCATTTCTTGATCTTGCTCCTGATCTCCGAAACGGAAATCTCCGTCTCGTCGTATTCGACGGAGACGCTGTTCGAAGCTGGATTGCTCCCGGCCTGATGGATGCCGCGGAGTTGGCGCAACTGCTTCTCGATGCACTGATAGTCGAGCGCGGAGACCATGCCGCCCACATCAAGCGTGGTTGACTTCATTCGTTGTCTCCCTTGCAAACGCGCTTGCCGGGTTCGTCGGCTTGCCTGTAAGTGGCGCTTTCCGAGGGAGTCTCGTGGCTTGGGGACGCACAGCCAATTGACGAGCGGCCGCCTTCAGCCGCTTGTTTGTGCAGGCAGCAATCATGCGCGGCAGCGCCTGCCATCATGGTTCCGCGCTTGACCGTCGCGATGCCGCCACATCCCGACTTCTTCTTGTTAACGCCCCGGGTTGGCGGCGTCTTATCTGCGCAGGTTTTCGCCGACATGGCGGGCGCTCCTCTCAATTCACGGTCAAATCCTCGACGTGGGTATCCGGCCGCAACGGGCCATTCTTTAACCCATGTCAAGTTTCGACAGCCGGTCGAGGGTCAGCGCGCCCTGCTGGGATCACCATGTTCGGGTCTCGCAAGCGTTGAAGAAACTAAATTCATGTTAGCCGGTCGGTGTGCCCGCTCTGCCTTCCAGGATTGCGCGGCCGTCTTCCAATCTTCCGATGCCGGCGATACGGCCTCCGCGAGACGCCAAGATGCAGGCGGCTTCGACTTTCGGACCCATGGAGTCGGGTGGTAATCGATGCATCGAGAGCTCTGCCGGGCTCGCTGCCCCGGATCGACTATTGCCGCGCATTCCCCAGTCGAGATATAGACGGCGTCAACGTCGGTCAGCATTAAGAATGCGTCGGCGTCGAGATCTCGGCGAGCAGTCCGGCGACGCGATCCTTGTCGATAAGGGCCTCGACTCCCTGCAAGTCGATTGAACACTTCAGTGCAGTGCGGTTTCCCTGCCGAAGAGCGGCAGTTTCGAAGCCGCAAGATGCGCTGTTGGATGCCGTTAGCGGCTCCCGCGTCTGGCCTCGCGGGCAGACAAGCGAGGGAAGAAGGCAGGCACTTCGCGCATGTAGCGCGCATAGGCCTCACCGTGCTCGGCGAGCACCTCCTGCTCTTCACGCCGTGCGAGACGCCAGTACATGAAGCCGAGGACCGGAAACATCGCCAGGGTGAGCAGTGTTGGCCACTGCAGCAGGAAGCCGAACATCACGAGTACGAAGCCGACATATTGCGGATGACGGATGCGGGCGTAGATGCCCGTGGTCGCGAGCGCGCCCCTGCGCTGCGCCTCGTAGAGCACCTTCCACCCCGCGGAAATAATAACGAACCCGCCGCCGATGAAGATGAAGCTCAGGATGTGGAACGGCCCGAAATGAGGGTTCCTCCGCCATCCGAAGAATTCTTCGAGAAGGTGGCCGGCATCGTGGGAGAACCAGTTGATCTCCGGATAGCGGGTCTGCAGCCAGCCCGACAGCAGGTAGATCGTCAGCGGAAAGCCATACATTTCGGTAAAAAGCGCGACGATGAAGGCGCTGAAGGCGCCGAACGAGCGCCAGTCCCGTTTAGTAGTCGGCTTGAAAAAGGTGAAGGCGAAGAAGATGAAAATTGCCGAGTTGAGGATCACGAGGGACCACAGTCCGTAAGCGGGAATATCGTCTTGCATAGATGCGCGCTCCAGGATCGAACGTTCAATGCTAGTGGGGCGGTTGTTGTGATGCGGATGTGTCGTCGCCACCGTGCCCGCCGTGCTTGCCATGCATGAAGATGTGAAGAAGTGGACAAGCGAGGATCAGCAGCCAGGGCAGCCAGCCCAGAAGGTGCGCGCGATGTTCTGCAATGAGATAGAAGGCCGCGATTGCGAGTAATCCACAGAGGACGATGTTGGCGGCCGTGAACCGACGCCCACGGTTTTCGTCCTTGTGGAGGGTATGCTGGTTCGGTTCCATGGTGTCTCGTCCGGCGGTTGGAGATCGCGACGGAAGGCGTAAGGAGACCCGTGCGAGCAGCGTTCAGAGCGATCGTTATTCATGCCCAGGATGCACCGTCTCCTTGGGGGTGGATGATGCGACGCCGCATGCCGGGAATCCTTGATGCGGGTTAAGTTCTCATCCGGGGTAGTATGCGGCGTGATTGCACCGGGGCCGCGCCAGACGCGTCGTGGCGATGGACCGTCGCCGCTAATACTGGAGGTCGCCAGGCTGGCCCGCGGCCGGAAGGGTTAGGCTGAAGGAAGGTTCTCGAAATCGCGTATCAGGGCATCGATCGAGCGGGCGCACGAGCCGATCCGAATATCGATGCCGCGCGCGGAAAGTGTGTCCCGGTCAGGCTTGGCGATGAAGCCGCAGACAAGCCGACCTATGCCGCTGGCGAGGATGAGCTCGCGCGTGGCTTCGGTGGTACGCTCGGGGTTTTGCCGAAACTCGCGGGCATGGCTGCAGGGATCGATCACGAGAAGCCCATCGGATTTTGAGAAGAATGGGCTGAGAACCGCTTTCCTCCGTGTGCGGGCGACAAGCACGGCGATCCAGCGTTTTCGATCTGCCTGCGGAAGGGCTATCGCTGACATTTCCGACTCGCGGAAGAGTTCGACAAAGATGACAGAACCATCCGTTCGCGGTCCGCACCTTAATCTCGATCAACCATATGGCGCGACGCCGACAAGGGCGGCGCGCGTTCCGGCGGAAGCACGGAGCGGACCGGACCGTGAGGAGGCCCGACAGCCGATTGATCTAGGTCAAGGCAGTTCTGAGACCTGATAGTAGATTGCGGGAGTTCGGCTTTCCGCCCTGCGACGTGTGGAGTATGCTCGGCACGGATAAAGGTGGAGTGCGGCGAAGCGCGATGTCAACGGGTGTAAATTCGAGCGTATGCTTAGGTATCTGGCGCTGCTCATATTCTGTGTGATCGCTGTCCTGGCGCAGGTCGGGTCATTGATGGCGGATGTCAGTGAGCCGGTGCCGAGCCACTCGGAGCGCGGTGGCGCCGGCACGGTGCTGACAACCTCCCCGGTCGAAAGGGAGGATTGTGCCCCCCGGGCGAACTGCTGCTCGTCCATGTGCGCGCCGTGCTACCTGCCGTTCCTACTCAACCAGAAGGGAACCGCGGGCGTTCCGCGCAAGTCGCAATTCCTGACTTTGCGTCAGGATTGCCTGCGCTCGGTCATTCTCGGCCACGATCCCCCAATTCCCCGAAATCACATCCTCTAGGGCCACTCGTTTCAATCGCCACCTCACCAACCTGTCCAGCAGGTCGGTTTGAAAGTGCGATCGATTTGACGCGCCCGCTAGACGTCGCGCGGCGAGCGCCAGGTGCGTCGCACTTTCACCCACAATTGATCGCCTGCGCTCGTAGCTGCCGCAACGGGCCTTCGCGCCCAGGAGGTGTAATGTGAGCTGGGATCGAGCGTCTTTATCCGAAGAGACAGCCCGGTCGCTTCGTCGCGACGATTGGGGAACCATCGAGCGCGAACGGAATGGACCGTTTTCAAGTGAATTGCCGTTTGCCACGCCGCAATGTCGGATGGGTGCGCGGGTCGGCGAGTTGAGCAGGCGCCCACCGTGCCCGAAAGGAGGAAACGATGGCGAGGCATGTGATCCGCCGAATAGCGTTTCATTGCCAATGGAGCGGCATCGACTGATGCCGCGCTATCGCCATGGCGACCGCAAGATTGAGTCAGGACGGGATCTGTTCAGCATTGGATCGAGCGGGAAAACGATCTTCAATCTCCTCGACGGCTGGGTCGCGGTCTATACCCTGCTGGAGGACGGCAGACGGCAGATCGTCCAGTTTGCGCTGCCTGGTGCAATACTGGGCGTGCTGCCGTCCAGGCGCGCGCCTGCCACGGTGGGTGCGCAAGCACTGACCGACGTCGTGGTCTCGGTGATCCCCCTGTCCATCCTGACGTCGTATTCGCATGTCGAACCGGAAATCGGGATACGGCTGGCGCGCTCGCTCGCGCACGACTGCAACCTGGCCTTCGATCATCTCACGAGCATCGGCCGGCGCTCGGCCCGGGAACGAGTCTCTCATCTGCTGCTGGAGTTGTTCACCCGATATCGCGCGCAATGGCCGGGAAATCGCAGCGAGGAGATGGTGCTTCCTCTGACACAGGAGCAGATCGGTGACGCGACGGGCCTGACTTTTGTCCATGTGAACCGGGTTCTTAGCGCCCTGCGGAAGGAGGAGATCGTCCAGTTCCACTACCGACGTCTGCGGATACTCGATCCCGATCGGCTGATTGAGGTCGCCGGCGTCGACCCGATGATCGCGATGTCCTGGCTCGAGCGGCGCCCCTGGGCGTAGGACGCACTCGATTGCGGCGTGACGCCACACGGCGGGCCACCTGCGAAGTGCGGTTCCCGCAAGGGCGGGCGTCCGGCTTTGCGTTCGCCGAGGAATACTCCGAGCCAGTAAGAAGCCAGGCCAACGATCACGGGAAGCGCCGACACGTTCGTCGAAGACGGCGAGGCCGATCATGACGGCGATGGACGGCGACAGAAATGTGAACACATTGGCTCACTCCAGTGGTACGCGGTCGAGAATTGAGAACCACAGCCAGAGGCAAGCGCCGTTCCCGGGAGCGCAGGGCCGAGCAGGGTCGCGAAGAAGGTTGGCGTTGGCTGGACCTGCAGCGGGCGGACGAAGACGAACGACATCGCCATGAGCGGGACCCTCCCCATGAGCGACTGGCCCGCCATCGCCACGAGTGGATCGACGGTGGATCATCAGAATGTTGCCACCTGCGACACCCAGGATGGCGAGCAGGATGTAGGCAAGGGCTGTTGTGAACCCTGTCCCTCCCGCGCCACGCAGCTGACCAACGCTGATGCCGACTATTCCCAAAAAGCCGGGTGCGAGACCGAGATACTGCGCCTTGCGCAGCCGTTTGGACAGAAGGTCCAGGCGAGGATCGCCGCAATGAGCGGTTGGCTGTTCGCGACGATTGTGGCCAGGCCCGGCGACACGAACTCTGCGGCGTGGGACATCCCGAGGTAGCCAAATATCCTGGCGCCGAATCCGATGCCACACAGGGCGAGCCAGGACCGGGCGTCTTTCGGAAGCGGGCGGCGGAGTAAGGCGGCGATCGCCGCCTAGCCTGCGATAACAGCGCGCAGCTTGGCCAAGGTCAGGTGTGGGCAAACGCGGATTCGATCACGATGAGCGGGTAGCAAATCGCTTTCAGCGCCGCGACCAGAACCAACCTCGCCGCGATCCACCATCGAGATTCCTGATCATGACTGCCGCTGCATTCTTTGGGGCGCCGGGCGAAATCGTTCTGAGGTCGGCTGACTTCACGAAACCATCTCAAATCGCCCTTGAGGCTCGCTTGGGCTGGTTGAGCGTCGCAATCCGCGAAACGCATCCATTTCGGCAACGGTGCCAAGAGGTAACTATCGAGACGCTTTCTCGCGGGCGGTTCGGATGTTCCTTCCGGTCTCGCAGTGGCAGTCGAGAAAGCCATGAACCGGACAGGTCCGGCACATCTCCTTGAGCCGCTTTCGCAACGCCTGTCGTCCCCGATGAAGGCGCACGGTGACATTGTTCAGGGAGGTGCCGAGACTTGCGGCCAGTCGGTCGCGCGGCTCACCCAGAATATCAGCACGCCAGATGACGTCCGCGTACTCAGCCTTCAACGTCGGCAGCAAACGATAGAGGCAATTGCAAACCGCTCCGTCGAGCTCGGCGTCGGCAGGGAGATTCTCGATGTCGGCCTCGTTCACACGAATCTCTCGGCGGCGTCGCCTGCTCGCACTGCGCTGATAGTCGATGATGGTTGTCGCGAGGATGCGGCCGAGCCAGCCACGTACTGTCTGGATATCCCGGAGCTGCGATGCGCGCTCGAGGGCGCGGACCGAAAAACCTTGCAGCACTTCCTCTGCTTCGTCGCGGTTGCGCAGGCGCTGCTGGAGAAACAGGAGTATCTCCTGTCGCGCTTCGACAAGGGCCCGTTGGACTGCGGTGTCATGAGGTTTGGCAGCGTCCTCTGCCCGCACTTTACGGGGTGGATCTTGGCCCTCCTGATCATCGGTCTTCGTCATTGTAGCGCCATCCCAGGCGGCCAAGAACGTCCATTTCTCAATGTTTCCCAAGCATTTGAGCCGGCCTCTCTTCCCTGGTCTTTAACCCAGATCAAGCTTTCCCGGCCGGTCGAAAGGCGGAACGTTTCGGCGGCGCC
This genomic stretch from Nordella sp. HKS 07 harbors:
- a CDS encoding MFS transporter, with amino-acid sequence MMMALEPPTLGWGPLAAILAAMFAISVGYGVVLPILPFLIERLVGPLEPARLASHTGLLTGTYILAIFVFAPLWGALSDRWGRKPVILLGLAGFAATMALLATVQSLTMLYVGRLLSGLFAAAVTPAAYALIGDHAPSKEWRAHRFALINIAGTAGFFIGPLLGGLAVRLSDGMFGVAPDEAFSTPFLAATGLAAAATLLVTFVVPGQVKRDVENGPAEASQVERSAALRLLAIAFVTALAIGSFEVGLSLQGKSLSLDAAHIGTMFAECSLVMAVVQALIFSPLIKPELTRWFIAPGLATLSIGLIVVPLANASLAMTVAVALVAASAGVLSPVATYWASLGMGASQGAALGRMTASASLGQAIGSAVGGLLFDVPFLPAAGFLLAALVVFAALLVSFPLPQLLVPRVESVK
- a CDS encoding isoprenylcysteine carboxylmethyltransferase family protein, with product MQDDIPAYGLWSLVILNSAIFIFFAFTFFKPTTKRDWRSFGAFSAFIVALFTEMYGFPLTIYLLSGWLQTRYPEINWFSHDAGHLLEEFFGWRRNPHFGPFHILSFIFIGGGFVIISAGWKVLYEAQRRGALATTGIYARIRHPQYVGFVLVMFGFLLQWPTLLTLAMFPVLGFMYWRLARREEQEVLAEHGEAYARYMREVPAFFPRLSAREARRGSR
- a CDS encoding RNA polymerase sigma factor; the protein is MTKTDDQEGQDPPRKVRAEDAAKPHDTAVQRALVEARQEILLFLQQRLRNRDEAEEVLQGFSVRALERASQLRDIQTVRGWLGRILATTIIDYQRSASRRRRREIRVNEADIENLPADAELDGAVCNCLYRLLPTLKAEYADVIWRADILGEPRDRLAASLGTSLNNVTVRLHRGRQALRKRLKEMCRTCPVHGFLDCHCETGRNIRTAREKASR
- a CDS encoding copper-translocating P-type ATPase, which produces MAVHPRQRSDPLPGLAFSRRRHSGFAQRRPQHGRSRAAQRRHGIPLQRRRDLFFEGQQFYEASAVLLVFILLGHWLEMRARAGASEAIRALLDLAPPKAMVLRDGREIEVPTADVLVGDTIVIRPGNKIPVDGTVLEGASQVDESMLTGESMPVGKKPGDPVIGATINKSGTFRYTATKVGADTALAQIVKLVQEAQNSKAPAQLLADRASQWLVLIAIVIGLATFAVWFFWLGQTLLFALTMTITVFVIACPDALGLATPMAVMVGTGLGAMNGILFKNAAALEEATKLDVIIFDKTGTLTMGQPEVVDVVTARDIAVDHVLSTAAAVEQGSDHPLAQAILRRARDLAVPVQTGFENLEGMGAHAQIDGDPVFLGNRRLMDSQTLELGLLTAEAQRLQGAGRTVVHVARAGKVIGLIAIADAPRPTAAATVAKLRERGVQVAMLTGDNAGTAQRIAGDLGLDMVLADVLPGQKAAKIKELQAQGKRVGMVGDGVNDAPALTQADVGFAIGAGTDVAIESADVVLMKSDPYDVVGAVELSRATLRKMHQNLWWAVAYNVIAFPLAAGVLYPVLLSPEIAALAMSGSSAIVAVNALMLKRTRLAGITRHRTTDPAIQPVAASA
- a CDS encoding DUF2933 domain-containing protein; this translates as MEPNQHTLHKDENRGRRFTAANIVLCGLLAIAAFYLIAEHRAHLLGWLPWLLILACPLLHIFMHGKHGGHGGDDTSASQQPPH
- a CDS encoding Crp/Fnr family transcriptional regulator — translated: MPRYRHGDRKIESGRDLFSIGSSGKTIFNLLDGWVAVYTLLEDGRRQIVQFALPGAILGVLPSRRAPATVGAQALTDVVVSVIPLSILTSYSHVEPEIGIRLARSLAHDCNLAFDHLTSIGRRSARERVSHLLLELFTRYRAQWPGNRSEEMVLPLTQEQIGDATGLTFVHVNRVLSALRKEEIVQFHYRRLRILDPDRLIEVAGVDPMIAMSWLERRPWA
- a CDS encoding EamA family transporter encodes the protein MAALLRRPLPKDARSWLALCGIGFGARIFGYLGMSHAAEFVSPGLATIVANSQPLIAAILAWTFCPNGCARRSISVSHPAFWE